The Candidatus Woesearchaeota archaeon genome window below encodes:
- a CDS encoding Kae1-associated serine/threonine protein kinase produces MKLIMHGAEAKIYRDKNKIIKIRAEKKYRCRELDESLRKHRTRKEVKILEKIAKLKLAPKCISYNDVDTVEMEFVEGKKLSEHLERLKYKQVCFILGQKIRQLHDLEIIHGDLTTSNLIYDDQEHKLYCIDFGLSYTSTKDEDKAVDLHVLHEALVSKHYSIADRAFKEVLQGYDSKKVEKKLVLVELRGRNKQKS; encoded by the coding sequence ATGAAACTCATCATGCATGGTGCGGAAGCTAAGATTTATAGAGATAAAAATAAAATAATTAAGATCAGAGCTGAGAAAAAATACCGTTGCAGGGAATTAGATGAATCATTGCGTAAACATCGCACAAGAAAAGAAGTGAAAATATTAGAAAAGATCGCAAAACTGAAGCTTGCTCCGAAATGTATATCATATAACGATGTTGATACTGTTGAAATGGAATTTGTTGAAGGAAAAAAACTCTCAGAACATCTTGAAAGACTCAAGTATAAACAGGTTTGTTTTATCCTTGGTCAAAAAATACGGCAGCTTCATGATCTTGAAATTATACATGGTGATTTAACAACAAGCAATTTAATATATGATGATCAAGAACATAAACTTTATTGCATTGATTTTGGTCTAAGCTATACTTCTACAAAGGACGAAGATAAAGCAGTTGATTTGCATGTATTGCATGAAGCACTGGTCAGTAAGCATTATAGCATTGCTGATAGGGCATTTAAAGAAGTCTTACAAGGGTATGATTCTAAAAAGGTTGAAAAAAAGTTAGTGTTAGTAGAATTACGAGGACGAAATAAACAGAAATCATAG
- a CDS encoding radical SAM protein, whose amino-acid sequence MYRLDGHRAYLSVGGECAYRCTYCYTLVPSYNHQRAIGITDLGLDLNELVLEHRVEVVKVGCDTEVFVNPAFGLEVIRKIAKWGTHISFATKQNLLEGTVEELAEICAEMESRKKPKKLIAFVSLLGREIADSFERGVPTYQDRVETVKRLYAVGIPTFVYMKPLMPTIPTKAIDNVIEETTGNCSGYVVGSGVFSKSQLKITQATDATPIAIPKWFSSGTQGQFFSVIDERIQSYLRRAGFFSCSDHAINYVL is encoded by the coding sequence ATGTACCGATTAGATGGACATAGAGCATATTTATCAGTAGGAGGGGAATGTGCATATCGCTGTACCTATTGTTATACACTAGTTCCTAGTTATAATCACCAACGAGCAATAGGTATAACTGATTTAGGTTTAGATCTAAATGAATTAGTTCTTGAACACAGAGTTGAAGTAGTTAAAGTAGGTTGTGACACTGAAGTTTTTGTCAACCCTGCATTTGGTCTTGAAGTGATAAGAAAAATAGCTAAATGGGGAACACATATATCATTTGCTACAAAACAAAATTTATTAGAAGGAACTGTTGAAGAATTAGCTGAAATTTGTGCTGAAATGGAAAGTAGAAAAAAACCTAAAAAACTTATTGCATTTGTATCTTTGCTTGGTCGTGAAATAGCAGATTCTTTTGAAAGGGGAGTTCCGACTTACCAAGACAGAGTTGAAACAGTGAAACGATTGTATGCAGTGGGTATTCCTACGTTTGTTTATATGAAACCTCTGATGCCAACAATACCTACTAAAGCAATAGATAATGTAATAGAAGAAACAACAGGTAATTGTTCTGGTTATGTTGTTGGTTCAGGTGTGTTTTCAAAATCACAACTTAAGATAACACAAGCAACTGATGCAACTCCAATTGCTATTCCTAAATGGTTTTCAAGTGGAACTCAAGGACAATTCTTTAGTGTTATTGATGAACGCATACAATCTTATTTGAGAAGAGCTGGTTTCTTTTCATGTTCAGATCATGCAATAAATTATGTACTTTGA
- a CDS encoding antitoxin VapB family protein, which translates to MATKTLTITEDAYNLLKTQKLADESFSEEISRLLSEKKKGSIWNYYGILSEEDGQAIMDHYLERKKGNIIEAKKRLQRIHGIT; encoded by the coding sequence ATGGCAACAAAAACATTGACTATAACGGAAGATGCGTATAATCTTTTGAAGACACAAAAGTTAGCAGATGAAAGTTTCTCTGAAGAGATAAGTAGATTATTGTCTGAAAAGAAAAAAGGCTCTATTTGGAATTATTATGGGATATTATCAGAAGAGGATGGACAAGCTATAATGGACCATTATTTGGAACGAAAAAAGGGAAATATTATTGAAGCAAAAAAGAGGTTGCAACGTATACATGGCATTACTTGA
- a CDS encoding type II toxin-antitoxin system VapC family toxin yields MALLDTTYLIDLLRGKKETENIKGKYPELFTTQINMYEVISGLFLKNVTSRDLPRALEFFNQINVLPLNDNALIKSAEIYAYLVKKGEPIDDCDCLIGGIALAHGVTTVVTKNVKHFERINGLKIETY; encoded by the coding sequence ATGGCATTACTTGATACAACATATTTGATCGACCTCTTAAGAGGGAAAAAGGAAACTGAAAATATAAAAGGAAAATATCCAGAATTGTTTACGACACAGATTAATATGTATGAAGTTATATCAGGACTATTTTTGAAAAATGTTACTTCACGTGATTTACCAAGAGCATTAGAATTTTTTAACCAAATCAATGTGCTTCCCTTAAATGATAATGCTCTGATTAAATCAGCAGAAATTTATGCTTATTTAGTTAAAAAAGGGGAGCCCATAGATGATTGTGATTGCCTTATAGGAGGCATTGCACTAGCACATGGAGTTACTACTGTTGTAACTAAGAATGTGAAACACTTTGAACGTATAAATGGATTAAAAATAGAAACATATTAA
- a CDS encoding DNA-directed RNA polymerase, which translates to MYYKMTLSDHIRVPPELFNLELSSSVIQMLKKKYEGYISKELGIVIDVDEVKEIKEGVIIHGDGAAYHTVTFSILTFKPELQEVVVGKVKDIADFGAFISIGPIDGMIHISQTMDDFVSFGKDKVLTGRDSKRALKIGDTCRARIIAVSYTDVSNPKLGLTMRQTGLGKLEWYDEKKGSVPSEAKESKEHKSKGESKEGKKE; encoded by the coding sequence ATGTATTATAAAATGACTTTATCTGATCACATCAGGGTTCCACCTGAGTTATTCAATTTAGAATTATCATCTTCAGTTATTCAAATGCTGAAGAAAAAGTATGAAGGTTATATTTCTAAAGAATTAGGGATTGTCATTGATGTTGATGAAGTCAAAGAAATAAAAGAAGGCGTTATCATCCATGGTGATGGAGCAGCATATCACACCGTTACCTTTAGCATTCTAACCTTTAAACCTGAACTTCAGGAAGTAGTTGTTGGCAAAGTTAAAGACATTGCTGATTTTGGTGCATTTATTTCCATAGGACCAATTGATGGGATGATTCATATTTCACAAACCATGGATGATTTTGTTAGTTTTGGAAAAGACAAAGTATTAACTGGCAGAGACAGCAAACGTGCCTTAAAAATTGGAGATACTTGCAGAGCGCGAATTATTGCAGTTAGTTATACTGATGTCAGCAATCCTAAATTAGGGCTAACGATGAGGCAGACTGGCTTAGGCAAGCTTGAATGGTATGATGAAAAAAAAGGATCTGTTCCATCTGAAGCTAAAGAATCTAAGGAACATAAGTCTAAAGGAGAAAGTAAAGAAGGTAAAAAAGAATAA
- a CDS encoding 50S ribosomal protein L1, with protein MDIKQVQDALKKAREQGKKRNFSQTVDLIITLQNLDLKKPEQQVDTYITLHYPRGKPVKVCALVGPELKDEAEKICDKTLHVDEFNSIDQKKAKKLTEDYDFFIAQANMMGKVATTFGKILGPRGKMPNPKAGCVVPPKAGLKPLYDKLQKTLRLTAKTALMIQCFVGNEAMKDEEIVDNIMTAYKSLINVLPAHENNIKTIYLKLTMGKPVKVL; from the coding sequence ATGGATATAAAACAAGTGCAGGATGCACTGAAGAAAGCACGCGAACAAGGAAAGAAAAGAAATTTTTCTCAAACAGTTGACTTAATAATTACCTTGCAAAATCTTGATCTTAAAAAACCAGAACAACAAGTAGATACGTATATCACCCTGCATTATCCAAGAGGCAAGCCTGTAAAAGTATGCGCGTTAGTTGGTCCTGAATTGAAAGATGAAGCTGAAAAGATTTGTGATAAAACACTTCATGTTGATGAGTTTAACAGTATTGACCAAAAAAAGGCTAAAAAGCTTACAGAAGATTATGATTTCTTTATTGCCCAAGCTAATATGATGGGAAAAGTAGCAACAACTTTTGGTAAAATACTTGGTCCGCGAGGAAAAATGCCAAACCCAAAAGCTGGATGTGTCGTGCCTCCTAAAGCAGGACTTAAACCATTATATGATAAACTCCAAAAAACACTTCGCCTAACGGCAAAAACAGCTTTAATGATACAATGTTTTGTCGGGAATGAAGCAATGAAGGATGAAGAAATTGTTGATAATATTATGACTGCATATAAAAGTTTGATTAATGTTTTACCAGCGCATGAGAATAACATTAAAACTATATATCTTAAATTAACCATGGGCAAACCAGTGAAGGTACTATAA
- a CDS encoding ATP-binding protein, producing MIDKETLRRLVRLQREEMALFDLGIEREDISTIDLNVPFALILSGIRRCGKSTLLLQLMKNLKGFYYFNFEDSRAGEFDIGDFEKLDQVFHEEYKEQNYYFFDEIQNIAKWEIFVRRLVDLKKHVIITGSNASLLSQELGTKLTGRHLNHELFPFSFREFLRLKKEKPSLVSFEEYFSEGGFAEYLKLKRPDVLQELLKDILARDIITRYQLRNQKILKDLATYLLTNIGKPFTYNSLKKNFKLGSINTVIAFISYFENTYLLFTIQRFDYSLKKMLVNPKKIYAIDNGFAAKNSASFFDDRGRLLENLVFINLRRKNKEIFYFQEENGCDFLIREGLKIVKAMQVCYELNENSREREITGLVSAMKKFKLKEGLILTYNQEDKFIIGDKTIIAIPVWKWLLKG from the coding sequence ATGATAGATAAAGAAACACTTAGAAGACTGGTAAGATTGCAAAGAGAAGAAATGGCCTTATTTGATCTAGGCATAGAGAGGGAAGATATATCAACTATCGATTTAAATGTGCCTTTTGCTTTGATTTTATCAGGAATACGAAGATGTGGAAAAAGCACCTTGCTTCTGCAATTGATGAAAAATCTGAAAGGATTCTACTATTTTAATTTTGAGGACTCACGAGCCGGAGAGTTTGATATAGGTGATTTTGAAAAATTAGACCAAGTCTTTCACGAAGAGTATAAAGAACAGAATTATTATTTTTTTGACGAAATTCAGAATATTGCTAAATGGGAGATTTTTGTAAGAAGACTGGTTGACCTGAAGAAACACGTGATAATTACGGGTTCTAATGCGTCTCTTTTAAGTCAGGAACTCGGAACAAAACTAACAGGGAGACACTTAAATCATGAATTATTTCCGTTCTCATTTAGAGAATTTCTAAGGCTTAAAAAAGAGAAACCCTCCTTAGTTTCATTTGAAGAATATTTCTCTGAGGGTGGTTTTGCAGAATATTTAAAACTAAAAAGACCGGATGTTCTTCAAGAATTACTGAAGGATATACTTGCTAGAGATATTATAACTAGGTATCAACTAAGAAACCAAAAAATATTGAAAGACCTGGCTACTTATCTCTTGACAAATATTGGGAAGCCCTTTACGTATAACTCTCTTAAAAAGAATTTTAAATTAGGTTCGATTAATACAGTCATAGCTTTTATCTCTTATTTTGAAAACACCTACCTGCTGTTCACTATTCAGCGATTCGATTATTCTCTGAAAAAAATGCTGGTTAATCCTAAGAAAATTTATGCAATAGATAATGGTTTTGCAGCCAAAAATTCTGCTTCTTTCTTTGATGACCGGGGTCGGCTGCTTGAAAACCTTGTTTTTATCAATTTAAGAAGGAAAAATAAAGAGATATTCTACTTTCAAGAAGAAAATGGATGTGATTTTTTAATTAGAGAAGGTCTAAAAATTGTCAAAGCCATGCAGGTTTGCTATGAACTTAATGAAAATAGTAGGGAGAGGGAAATAACTGGCTTAGTTAGCGCCATGAAGAAATTTAAGCTGAAAGAAGGATTAATTTTAACTTATAATCAAGAAGATAAATTTATAATTGGAGATAAAACAATAATAGCAATTCCCGTCTGGAAGTGGTTACTAAAGGGGTAA
- a CDS encoding 30S ribosomal protein S27ae has protein sequence MAEKKEPKGKKSGPKRYMVSGDKLQRNNKHCPKCGVGYALANHKDRLTCGKCQYMERK, from the coding sequence ATGGCAGAAAAAAAAGAACCAAAAGGAAAAAAATCAGGACCAAAAAGATACATGGTAAGCGGCGATAAATTGCAGCGAAATAATAAACACTGCCCAAAATGCGGTGTTGGCTATGCGCTTGCTAACCACAAAGATCGATTGACCTGTGGCAAATGCCAGTATATGGAGAGAAAATAG
- a CDS encoding cysteine desulfurase, with product MKSYYFDYAAATPICKEALEEYNYISEKFFANPSSSHYLGNLAKQKLEEYRMRAAKILHCLPEEIIFTSGGTESNFIAISGVINNNYDNQSEIITSHLEHPSIIEVCKQKTKQVKYATVDKTGIVSCIDLKKKITRKTKLITIHYANNELGCIQPLSNIKKISNNIIFHSDACQGALLELNVKKLGVDLLTLNSAKCYGPRGVGLLYKKESISLSPVIVGGGQEFGLRSGTHNLAGIGSFVVALEVVQKQRKKILEKLTLLRNYFIIKIKQSIANLLINQTKQSKNQLPSIINIGFKSIVAEELINYLSSQGIAISKGSACSAGIITLSHVLQAINANPDYGYIRISFGKDTTQQEVDYLIKSLIFIVNSLRNC from the coding sequence ATGAAATCCTATTATTTCGACTATGCTGCCGCCACCCCTATTTGTAAAGAAGCATTAGAAGAATATAATTATATCAGTGAGAAATTCTTTGCTAACCCATCCAGCAGCCATTATCTTGGAAATCTCGCAAAACAAAAATTGGAAGAATACCGAATGCGAGCTGCAAAGATATTACATTGTTTGCCTGAAGAGATTATTTTTACATCAGGAGGAACAGAAAGTAACTTTATTGCAATTTCTGGTGTTATTAATAATAATTATGATAATCAGAGTGAAATTATTACTTCTCATCTTGAACATCCTTCAATTATAGAAGTTTGTAAACAGAAAACTAAACAGGTAAAGTATGCCACTGTTGACAAAACAGGTATTGTTTCATGTATTGATTTGAAAAAGAAAATTACGCGCAAAACAAAACTTATCACTATTCATTATGCTAATAACGAGCTTGGCTGCATTCAACCATTGTCTAACATTAAAAAAATAAGCAATAATATTATTTTTCACAGTGACGCGTGCCAAGGTGCATTGCTTGAACTCAATGTTAAAAAATTAGGTGTTGATTTATTAACCTTAAATTCTGCAAAATGTTATGGGCCTCGAGGAGTTGGTTTATTGTATAAGAAAGAGAGCATTTCTCTTTCACCGGTTATAGTCGGAGGAGGGCAGGAGTTTGGCTTGCGCTCTGGCACACATAATTTAGCGGGCATTGGAAGCTTTGTTGTTGCGTTAGAAGTAGTGCAAAAACAAAGGAAAAAAATATTGGAAAAATTAACTTTATTAAGAAATTATTTTATAATAAAAATAAAACAGAGTATTGCAAATCTCCTGATTAATCAAACTAAACAATCGAAAAATCAGTTGCCAAGTATTATTAATATCGGTTTTAAAAGTATTGTTGCTGAAGAATTAATTAATTACTTATCTTCTCAGGGAATTGCTATTTCAAAAGGAAGCGCTTGCAGTGCAGGGATTATAACCTTAAGTCACGTGTTACAAGCTATTAATGCTAATCCTGATTATGGATATATCAGGATCTCTTTTGGCAAAGATACGACACAACAAGAAGTGGATTATCTAATTAAATCCTTGATTTTCATCGTAAATAGTTTAAGGAACTGTTGA
- a CDS encoding Bro-N domain-containing protein has product MKHAIKLFNNKKIRVEWDSEKEKWYFSIVDVIHVLTESPNPRKYWSVLKTRLKVEGSELATNCSQLKMLSSDGKYYNTDVADTEQLLRLIQSIPSKKAEPFKMWLARVGRERIDETEDPELAIDRAMYLYLHKGYSLDWINQRLKTIEVRKQLTDEWNRVGITKQEDYAILTNEITKAWSEKTVKEYKQLKGLKRENLRDNMTNIELILNMLAEATTKEISEKENPDSFEQSREIAKEGGKTAKVAKDRIEKRLGQKVVNSKNAKKIHYSDKKWIKDV; this is encoded by the coding sequence ATGAAACATGCTATCAAATTGTTCAATAATAAGAAGATTCGTGTTGAATGGGATTCCGAAAAAGAGAAGTGGTACTTCTCAATAGTAGATGTTATACATGTGCTTACTGAAAGTCCAAATCCACGGAAATATTGGAGTGTGCTAAAAACAAGGTTAAAAGTCGAGGGAAGTGAGTTGGCTACAAATTGTAGTCAACTGAAAATGCTTTCATCTGATGGTAAATATTACAATACAGATGTTGCTGACACGGAACAATTGCTTCGCTTAATTCAGTCAATTCCATCTAAAAAGGCAGAGCCATTCAAGATGTGGCTTGCAAGAGTTGGTCGTGAAAGAATTGATGAAACTGAAGATCCTGAACTTGCAATTGATAGAGCAATGTATTTATATTTACATAAAGGATATTCTCTTGACTGGATAAATCAACGATTAAAAACAATTGAAGTGAGAAAACAGCTAACTGATGAATGGAATAGGGTTGGAATTACAAAACAAGAAGATTATGCTATTTTGACAAACGAAATTACAAAAGCATGGTCTGAAAAGACAGTTAAGGAATATAAACAGTTAAAAGGATTGAAAAGAGAGAATTTAAGAGATAATATGACAAATATTGAATTAATCCTAAACATGCTTGCAGAAGCAACAACAAAGGAGATCTCAGAAAAAGAAAATCCTGACTCTTTTGAACAAAGCAGAGAAATTGCAAAAGAAGGTGGAAAAACTGCAAAAGTTGCAAAAGATAGAATAGAAAAAAGATTAGGTCAAAAAGTGGTTAATTCTAAGAATGCTAAAAAAATTCATTACAGCGATAAAAAGTGGATTAAGGATGTTTGA
- the ribD gene encoding bifunctional diaminohydroxyphosphoribosylaminopyrimidine deaminase/5-amino-6-(5-phosphoribosylamino)uracil reductase RibD codes for MSLAQDKNYMQQALELALRGNTLPNPFVGCVIVKNNKVIATGYHRKPGEDHAEINALSKISLKKAKGSTIYLTLEPCCHYGKTPPCIDNILAAKPKRVVIGMKDPFLLVNGKSIAKIKKAGIAVSVGVLEHEIKKVNREYIKYITKKEPYVYLKSAITKDGKITWADGKNKQISGEDARIFVHKLRNRVNAILVGINTILHDNPRLTTRLPEAEKHKRIKQRGMDPLRIVLDSTLRIPLNARVLNNNQVIIVTTRKGYETRKARLLEKKIKRFIVFKDHINLRVLMKILAKEEQVASILLEGGMILNTSAINSKIVDKLVLIIGDFKVGNGMTLFKKQVKKFKLTDIKSNLAGNDLIVVGKVKYI; via the coding sequence ATGAGTTTAGCACAAGATAAGAATTACATGCAACAAGCACTAGAACTTGCTCTTCGAGGCAATACGCTTCCTAATCCTTTTGTTGGCTGTGTTATTGTCAAGAATAATAAAGTCATTGCAACAGGTTATCATCGAAAGCCTGGTGAAGATCATGCTGAAATTAATGCACTATCTAAAATTAGCCTAAAAAAGGCAAAAGGTTCTACTATTTATTTGACGCTTGAACCATGCTGTCATTACGGCAAAACACCACCCTGCATTGACAACATACTTGCAGCAAAACCAAAACGTGTAGTTATTGGTATGAAAGATCCATTTCTCTTAGTTAATGGAAAAAGCATTGCTAAAATTAAAAAAGCTGGCATTGCCGTGAGTGTCGGTGTTTTAGAACATGAAATTAAAAAAGTAAACCGGGAATACATAAAATATATTACCAAAAAAGAGCCGTATGTATATTTAAAATCTGCGATTACAAAGGATGGAAAAATTACTTGGGCAGATGGTAAAAATAAACAAATTTCTGGAGAAGACGCGCGTATTTTTGTTCATAAGTTAAGAAACAGAGTTAATGCAATTCTCGTGGGAATTAATACAATACTTCATGATAATCCACGTTTAACAACCCGGCTTCCTGAAGCTGAGAAACATAAACGTATCAAACAGCGAGGAATGGATCCATTAAGGATTGTCCTCGACAGCACCCTGCGTATTCCTCTTAATGCAAGAGTTCTTAATAATAATCAAGTTATTATTGTCACGACAAGGAAAGGTTATGAAACAAGAAAAGCGCGATTGCTTGAAAAAAAAATCAAACGTTTTATCGTTTTCAAAGACCACATTAACTTAAGAGTTTTGATGAAGATACTCGCAAAAGAAGAGCAAGTTGCAAGCATCTTGCTTGAAGGAGGAATGATTCTTAATACTTCAGCGATTAATAGCAAAATAGTTGATAAATTAGTTCTGATTATTGGGGACTTTAAAGTAGGTAATGGTATGACCTTATTTAAAAAACAAGTCAAAAAATTTAAGTTGACTGATATCAAATCAAACCTTGCAGGCAATGACCTCATTGTAGTAGGTAAAGTTAAGTATATTTGA
- the rpl12p gene encoding 50S ribosomal protein P1: protein MEYVYAAMLLHKAGHQINEANVTKVLTAAGAKAEEAKVKALVAALDGVNIDEAIKKAAVAQVVAAPAAASGEHKAEGKKEEKKKEDDKKSNEAAAAGLGALFG, encoded by the coding sequence ATGGAATATGTATATGCTGCAATGCTTTTACATAAAGCAGGACATCAAATCAACGAAGCAAATGTTACGAAAGTACTAACAGCTGCAGGTGCTAAAGCTGAAGAAGCTAAAGTCAAAGCGCTTGTTGCTGCATTAGACGGCGTGAACATTGACGAAGCTATTAAGAAAGCTGCTGTTGCGCAAGTAGTAGCTGCTCCAGCTGCTGCTAGTGGAGAACATAAAGCAGAAGGCAAAAAAGAAGAAAAGAAAAAAGAAGATGACAAAAAAAGCAATGAAGCTGCAGCAGCAGGTTTAGGTGCTTTATTTGGTTAG
- a CDS encoding 50S ribosomal protein L10: MATKHVAPEKLDQVKKFVELMIKYPIIGAVDMENLPTKQLQNMRASLRGNVELLVGKRRLMKLAIAKAKDKRKDIEQLIPHLKGMPGLLFTNENPFILYNKLKKSKSSAPAKGGQTAPKDIMIKAGVTPFAPGPVIGELGAIGLKVGVEGGKVAVKEDKVVVKEGEVIKANVASILTRLGIEPMEIGLNVVAVYQEGTIFQKSVLDVDETAYINNITQAAQWAFNLAVEAAYPTQETTIYLIQKAFKESKALALSQNILGKEVVGEILAKAHQEMQSVKSVANIQD, from the coding sequence ATGGCAACTAAACACGTAGCTCCAGAAAAGCTTGATCAAGTGAAAAAATTTGTTGAATTAATGATTAAGTATCCTATTATTGGAGCAGTTGACATGGAAAATCTTCCAACCAAGCAGCTTCAGAATATGCGAGCTTCATTACGAGGCAACGTTGAATTGCTCGTAGGGAAGAGAAGATTAATGAAATTAGCAATTGCAAAGGCAAAGGATAAAAGAAAAGACATTGAACAATTAATTCCTCACTTAAAAGGTATGCCAGGATTGCTTTTCACCAATGAAAATCCATTTATTTTATATAACAAATTAAAAAAGTCAAAATCATCAGCTCCAGCTAAAGGTGGACAAACTGCTCCAAAAGATATTATGATTAAAGCAGGTGTAACTCCTTTTGCACCGGGACCAGTTATTGGCGAGCTTGGCGCTATTGGTTTGAAAGTAGGTGTTGAAGGAGGCAAAGTTGCCGTTAAAGAAGACAAAGTAGTTGTTAAAGAAGGTGAAGTAATTAAAGCTAATGTTGCCTCAATCTTAACAAGATTAGGAATCGAGCCAATGGAAATCGGGTTAAATGTCGTTGCTGTTTATCAAGAAGGCACTATTTTCCAAAAGTCAGTGCTTGATGTTGATGAAACTGCCTATATTAACAATATCACTCAAGCTGCTCAATGGGCATTTAATTTAGCAGTTGAAGCAGCATATCCTACTCAGGAAACCACTATCTATTTGATTCAGAAAGCGTTTAAAGAAAGCAAAGCGCTTGCTCTTAGTCAAAATATTTTGGGAAAAGAGGTTGTGGGTGAGATTTTAGCTAAAGCTCATCAAGAGATGCAATCTGTTAAGTCAGTTGCAAATATTCAAGATTAA
- a CDS encoding cation:proton antiporter, which translates to MESLPFLTDLTIILFVGIMCTVLARYLRISNVLLLILAGIGLTQITFPGRALFDFPPAFLTIIAIIALVIIVFDSSARFKWKLVDQLTGKALKLAIVFLFVNAFLLSIAVSYLFYLDNLFLILIFAATMGATAADVCLNLFKNHQGNKIIELLRIESIINTPLTVLIPFIILDLMKALSVSSDESQGKTLLLTTLFEQLKPFISQFVVGIGAGVIIGLILGKIFKKGVPESFSPLLLIGSAFLAYILAEHLGGNGILAVTVTGLFFGNYYVEQKKELYSFPTLFGNFLMILVFILVGIGFKITGINLIFFLNSLKLFGIYILIRFLAVYISSMHDKSTFKERLFMTLIMPKGIGIATVIFVLSTQIAVYPELKSIIDLMVLFVLYSLVFATIVAPFTRFWLGKGIENKNSSHT; encoded by the coding sequence ATGGAGTCATTACCATTCCTTACTGATCTTACTATTATCTTGTTTGTTGGAATTATGTGTACAGTTCTTGCTCGATACTTGAGAATTTCAAATGTATTATTATTAATTCTTGCAGGCATTGGATTAACACAAATTACCTTTCCTGGAAGGGCATTGTTTGATTTTCCACCTGCTTTTTTAACTATTATCGCAATCATAGCATTGGTAATTATTGTTTTTGATAGCTCAGCAAGGTTTAAGTGGAAATTAGTAGATCAATTAACAGGAAAAGCCTTGAAACTAGCTATTGTTTTTCTTTTTGTCAATGCATTCTTGCTTAGTATTGCAGTTTCCTACTTGTTTTATCTTGATAATCTATTCTTGATTCTTATTTTTGCTGCCACTATGGGAGCAACTGCTGCTGATGTTTGTTTAAACCTCTTCAAAAACCATCAAGGAAATAAAATAATCGAACTTCTTCGTATAGAATCAATTATTAATACTCCTTTAACAGTACTTATTCCATTTATTATTCTTGACTTGATGAAAGCGCTTTCGGTTTCATCGGATGAAAGTCAAGGAAAAACTCTGTTACTAACTACGTTATTTGAACAGTTAAAACCATTTATCAGCCAATTTGTCGTTGGAATTGGCGCTGGTGTCATTATAGGGTTAATTCTTGGAAAGATATTCAAAAAAGGAGTTCCAGAAAGTTTTTCACCGTTGTTATTAATTGGCTCAGCATTTTTAGCATATATTCTTGCAGAACATCTTGGTGGGAACGGTATACTAGCAGTTACAGTCACTGGTTTATTTTTTGGCAATTATTATGTTGAACAGAAAAAAGAACTCTATTCATTTCCAACATTATTTGGAAACTTTTTGATGATTCTTGTTTTTATTCTGGTAGGGATTGGATTTAAGATTACCGGAATCAATTTGATATTCTTCTTAAATTCTTTAAAATTATTTGGGATTTATATTTTAATTCGGTTCCTTGCAGTTTATATCTCATCCATGCATGATAAAAGCACTTTTAAAGAAAGACTATTCATGACCCTAATTATGCCAAAAGGTATTGGTATAGCGACCGTGATATTTGTGCTATCAACGCAAATTGCAGTATATCCAGAATTAAAAAGTATTATTGATTTAATGGTCTTGTTTGTGTTATACTCATTAGTGTTTGCAACCATAGTTGCTCCTTTTACTCGATTTTGGTTGGGAAAAGGAATAGAAAATAAAAACTCTTCCCATACATAG